The [Eubacterium] siraeum genome contains a region encoding:
- a CDS encoding DUF5662 family protein, producing the protein MDIKENFKGHLSTINHHKMEVMRLCFKVGLYKQGLMHDLSKYSPKEFISGVVFYTGDKSPNTTERRATGKSEAWLHHKGRNRHHFEYWIDYGQEPGSAMQGTKMPVKYVVEMFCDRVAACKTYYKENYKDSMPFEYFNKNRKHYMMHPETMELLGKMLIMLKRYGEEDTLVYIRERILTGRYPKKTTVKS; encoded by the coding sequence ATGGACATTAAGGAAAACTTCAAGGGGCATTTAAGCACTATCAATCATCACAAGATGGAAGTAATGAGGCTGTGCTTCAAGGTCGGTCTTTATAAGCAAGGGCTTATGCACGATCTGTCAAAATACTCGCCGAAGGAATTTATAAGCGGAGTGGTATTTTACACGGGGGATAAAAGTCCGAACACTACGGAAAGACGTGCGACGGGAAAAAGCGAGGCGTGGCTTCACCATAAGGGAAGGAACAGGCATCACTTTGAATACTGGATAGATTACGGACAGGAGCCGGGTTCTGCGATGCAGGGAACGAAGATGCCTGTAAAGTATGTTGTTGAGATGTTCTGCGACAGGGTGGCGGCTTGTAAGACATATTATAAAGAGAATTATAAAGACAGCATGCCGTTTGAATATTTCAATAAGAACAGAAAACACTATATGATGCACCCGGAAACTATGGAGCTTCTTGGAAAAATGCTGATAATGCTGAAAAGATACGGCGAGGAGGATACACTGGTATACATAAGGGAGAGAATCCTTACCGGAAGGTATCCGAAAAAGACGACGGTAAAAAGCTGA
- a CDS encoding potassium/proton antiporter, producing the protein MEFVMLFFSAIIIVCIVGNKLSARIGVPSLLIFLALGMICGSDGILKIPFDNYQLSEQVCTVCLIFIMFCGGFSANWKAAKPVALRAGLLSSLGTIVTALITTAGCHFLIGFDIKESFLIGAVISSTDAASVFSILRSKQLNLRGGLASLLEIESGSNDPFSYMLTVIALAIMAGDDISQLGLLAVLQIVLGVAFGFAMGLAAVFVMKKVKLSKNSFDIIFMMAMIFAAYSAPILLGGNGYLSVYIAGIIIGNSNIGENKAQLVHFFDGITGLSQIMLFFLLGLLSNPSQLPGIILPALAIFAVMTFISRPAAVFAICSKGYTWADRLFIAWSGLRGASSIVFAIMATVSDVYTDSNLFNIVVCVCLISVAFQGTLLPKVATGLKLIDNESSVLKTFNDYQDETPQFNMMRIFVSDTHTWNGHKISEIDFPDDSLVLMIKHGDSTIVPKGDTVINAGDDVILSIPSYRDSGNILLKEYEIGPKHLWKGKTIKELDLPTTLLIIMIKRNGDMVVPNGSTVIKQGDILVVSDQSHIEEKKKKDKHGGEEPDKKPDKAAENKECDEKEEEKMSV; encoded by the coding sequence ATGGAATTTGTAATGCTCTTTTTTTCGGCAATCATCATTGTCTGCATTGTAGGCAATAAGCTGTCGGCAAGGATAGGCGTACCGAGCCTGCTTATATTTCTGGCACTTGGTATGATATGCGGCTCGGACGGTATTCTGAAGATACCGTTTGACAACTATCAGCTCAGCGAGCAGGTGTGTACGGTATGTCTTATATTTATAATGTTCTGCGGCGGTTTTTCTGCCAACTGGAAAGCGGCAAAACCTGTTGCTTTGCGTGCGGGACTTTTATCCTCGCTCGGTACGATAGTTACGGCGCTTATTACTACGGCAGGCTGTCATTTCCTGATAGGATTTGATATAAAAGAGAGCTTTCTTATCGGTGCGGTTATTTCGTCTACCGATGCGGCATCGGTGTTCTCGATACTTCGTTCAAAGCAGTTAAACCTGCGTGGCGGTCTGGCTTCACTGCTGGAAATCGAGAGCGGTTCTAACGACCCGTTTTCTTATATGCTGACGGTCATTGCACTTGCGATAATGGCAGGTGATGATATTTCACAGCTTGGTCTTCTTGCGGTGCTGCAGATAGTCCTCGGTGTTGCGTTCGGCTTTGCAATGGGACTTGCCGCAGTGTTTGTAATGAAAAAGGTGAAGCTGTCGAAAAACAGCTTTGACATAATTTTCATGATGGCGATGATATTTGCGGCATATTCCGCACCTATACTGCTCGGCGGCAACGGATACCTCAGCGTATACATAGCGGGTATCATCATCGGTAACAGCAACATAGGCGAGAATAAGGCGCAGCTTGTACATTTTTTCGACGGAATAACGGGGCTGAGCCAGATAATGCTGTTCTTCCTGCTGGGATTGCTGTCGAATCCTTCACAGCTTCCGGGAATAATACTTCCGGCACTTGCAATATTTGCGGTGATGACCTTTATATCACGTCCTGCTGCGGTGTTTGCAATATGCTCAAAGGGGTATACATGGGCTGACAGGCTGTTTATAGCGTGGTCGGGTCTGAGAGGTGCATCGTCCATCGTTTTCGCAATAATGGCTACGGTGAGCGATGTGTACACGGACAGCAATCTGTTCAATATAGTAGTGTGCGTCTGCCTTATTTCCGTTGCATTTCAGGGAACGTTACTGCCGAAGGTCGCAACGGGGCTTAAGCTTATTGATAACGAAAGCAGTGTATTAAAGACGTTCAATGACTATCAGGACGAAACTCCGCAGTTCAATATGATGCGTATATTCGTATCGGATACTCACACCTGGAACGGACACAAGATAAGCGAGATAGATTTCCCGGACGATTCGCTTGTGCTAATGATAAAACACGGTGACAGCACTATCGTGCCGAAAGGCGATACGGTGATAAATGCCGGAGATGATGTTATACTCAGCATTCCGTCATACAGGGACAGCGGAAATATATTGCTCAAGGAATATGAGATAGGGCCAAAGCATTTATGGAAGGGAAAGACTATAAAGGAGCTTGATCTGCCGACTACGCTTCTTATTATAATGATAAAGAGAAACGGCGATATGGTCGTACCTAACGGAAGCACTGTAATAAAGCAGGGTGATATTCTTGTTGTCAGCGACCAGTCGCATATAGAAGAAAAGAAGAAAAAGGATAAGCACGGCGGTGAAGAGCCTGATAAAAAGCCGGATAAAGCGGCGGAGAATAAAGAATGCGATGAAAAAGAGGAAGAGAAGATGAGCGTGTAA
- a CDS encoding cytidylate kinase-like family protein gives MGKIITISRQYGSGGSEIGRKVAKALSIPYYDRTIIDVTAKESGFDPKYIERAEQTTTTSFLYNLAINGMYTQPLTDQLFSAECRVIKALADKGQCVIVGRCADYVLREQYSTFDVFVHSTDDFRCGRICEHDNISKDEALSIIRQKDKARRRHYKYYTERNWGESLNYDLCINTATCGIDEAAEIIAKLAGK, from the coding sequence ATGGGAAAAATAATCACTATTTCAAGACAGTACGGAAGCGGAGGAAGCGAGATCGGCAGAAAGGTCGCAAAAGCACTTTCAATCCCGTATTACGACAGGACGATAATTGATGTTACCGCAAAGGAAAGCGGATTTGATCCCAAATACATAGAACGTGCGGAGCAGACAACAACGACCAGTTTTCTTTACAATCTTGCGATAAACGGTATGTATACACAGCCGCTTACCGACCAGCTTTTCTCGGCGGAGTGCAGAGTTATCAAGGCTCTTGCGGATAAAGGTCAGTGCGTTATAGTCGGTCGCTGTGCGGACTATGTGCTGAGGGAGCAGTACAGTACATTTGATGTTTTCGTGCATTCTACGGATGATTTCAGATGCGGACGTATCTGCGAGCATGACAATATAAGCAAGGACGAGGCGCTTTCGATTATCAGACAGAAGGATAAGGCAAGGCGCAGACACTACAAGTATTATACGGAACGTAACTGGGGCGAATCGCTGAATTACGATCTGTGCATCAATACGGCTACCTGCGGTATTGATGAGGCGGCTGAAATAATCGCTAAGCTTGCAGGCAAATAA